The Ferroacidibacillus organovorans genome window below encodes:
- a CDS encoding GDSL-type esterase/lipase family protein — MNQITVYGDSIAAGYGAPPTRGFVPVLTRLCSRQVNLPLDYRNYGQPGMTSYALSSALRFNDAWITGGLTAQIICVLIGGDDLIQNVPILLSLQRAEVERALKASAFAYANSLRRIRALTRHPLAVGTLYNPYPARPPPTLLFPYTMNASSFPLQRSSALQLHRSQRRLPGDRQS, encoded by the coding sequence ATGAACCAAATCACCGTTTATGGGGATTCCATCGCGGCAGGCTACGGTGCACCGCCGACACGCGGTTTTGTCCCTGTGCTCACACGCCTGTGTTCGCGGCAAGTGAATCTCCCACTTGACTATCGCAATTATGGTCAACCCGGAATGACATCCTACGCATTGTCATCAGCGCTTCGCTTTAATGACGCCTGGATCACAGGCGGTCTCACTGCACAAATCATTTGTGTGCTGATCGGCGGTGATGACCTTATTCAGAATGTGCCGATCCTGCTCTCTTTGCAGCGTGCAGAAGTAGAACGCGCGCTCAAGGCAAGCGCCTTCGCCTATGCAAACTCACTGCGCCGCATTCGCGCGCTCACACGTCACCCGCTTGCCGTCGGCACGCTCTACAATCCGTATCCCGCACGCCCGCCGCCGACGTTGCTGTTTCCATATACAATGAACGCGTCATCCTTCCCGCTGCAGCGCTCATCGGCGCTACAGTTGCACCGGTCGCAGAGGCGTTTGCCGGGCGACAGGCAGAGCTGA
- a CDS encoding peptidylprolyl isomerase has translation MPNKTRLRKSSLAVTMVSALLVLAGCGTNASATTVATYNGGTLSQPEFETQLHIEQLLNPTMTPSPTIQTDIAKQYIVLTRLILPIAQKAVPKMKSSVLHQDTLQFEQNIIGGLYSNNSTTFNQKMQSLKLTEADLETYVSQQLALSSYAQTLVKTIPLSEQKLYYKNNLEQYTTVTEQAILVKSKSLAQSLANQLRAGASWKTLAAKYSQDPGSAKNSGIYANQSPTNWVPPFAQHAMTQPIGQVGQPFDSTYGWFVMRVISRTTQPFSKVQSSVMSALVQQNEKSAFLALYNQKLKTANIKVTLPKA, from the coding sequence ATGCCAAACAAAACACGCTTACGTAAAAGCTCACTCGCAGTGACCATGGTCAGTGCGTTGCTCGTCCTCGCGGGGTGTGGGACGAATGCCAGCGCTACAACGGTTGCGACGTATAACGGTGGAACACTTTCGCAGCCAGAGTTTGAGACACAATTACATATTGAACAGCTTTTGAATCCGACGATGACTCCGTCTCCGACCATTCAGACAGACATCGCCAAACAGTATATCGTGCTTACGCGCCTCATTTTGCCAATCGCGCAAAAAGCCGTCCCGAAAATGAAGTCATCCGTGCTGCACCAGGATACGCTCCAGTTTGAGCAGAACATCATCGGGGGTCTCTACAGCAACAACTCGACGACATTCAATCAGAAAATGCAGTCGCTGAAACTGACCGAGGCAGACCTTGAGACGTACGTCTCGCAACAACTCGCGCTGTCCTCCTACGCACAGACGCTCGTCAAGACGATTCCTCTCTCGGAGCAAAAACTCTATTACAAAAACAATCTGGAGCAATATACGACGGTCACAGAGCAGGCAATTCTCGTCAAATCAAAGAGCCTGGCGCAGTCGCTCGCCAATCAGCTGCGTGCGGGCGCGAGTTGGAAGACGCTCGCCGCCAAGTATTCGCAAGATCCCGGCTCCGCAAAAAACAGCGGAATTTACGCCAATCAGAGCCCGACAAACTGGGTGCCGCCGTTTGCGCAGCACGCGATGACACAGCCGATCGGCCAGGTCGGGCAGCCATTTGACTCGACGTATGGCTGGTTTGTCATGCGCGTCATTTCGCGCACGACGCAGCCTTTTTCAAAAGTGCAGTCTTCCGTCATGTCGGCATTGGTTCAGCAAAATGAGAAGAGCGCCTTTCTTGCACTTTACAATCAGAAGCTGAAAACAGCCAACATCAAGGTCACTCTCCCGAAAGCGTAG
- the spoVT gene encoding stage V sporulation protein T yields the protein MKATGIVRRIDDLGRVVIPKEIRRTLRIREGDPLEIFVDRDGEVILKKYSPIGELGDFAKEYAESLNETLGHPTLITDRDAVIATAGAPKKDYLEKSIGPEVEKAMEERKLSVATSASDMQIVKDRSEHISSRVIAPIIYNGDPIGSVILFSRDEQVRMGELETKLAETAAGFLSKQMEQ from the coding sequence ATGAAGGCAACAGGTATAGTACGCAGAATCGATGATCTTGGACGGGTGGTCATTCCTAAAGAGATCAGGCGCACGCTGCGCATCCGTGAAGGAGATCCACTGGAAATCTTTGTAGACCGTGACGGGGAAGTCATCCTTAAAAAGTATTCTCCGATCGGTGAATTGGGTGATTTTGCGAAAGAGTACGCGGAGTCTTTGAATGAGACGCTAGGACATCCCACACTGATTACAGATCGAGATGCGGTCATCGCCACGGCTGGCGCGCCAAAGAAAGACTATCTAGAAAAATCGATTGGACCTGAAGTCGAGAAAGCCATGGAAGAGCGGAAGTTGAGTGTCGCCACATCTGCCAGTGACATGCAGATTGTCAAGGATCGAAGCGAACATATCTCATCACGCGTCATCGCCCCGATTATCTATAACGGTGATCCAATCGGAAGCGTCATTCTCTTTTCGCGGGACGAGCAGGTTCGCATGGGTGAACTCGAGACAAAGCTCGCTGAGACGGCGGCTGGATTTCTCTCAAAACAAATGGAGCAATAG
- the mfd gene encoding transcription-repair coupling factor gives MRELVHHVASVPDVKNVHRALEKPGSSVALAGLGGAARHLLYATVRKRYPVVIAAHSMQAAEAIAGDLTELLRDEEVCLFPEREISHSEMLAFSPELAALRMSTLARLSEGASPVIVTTIRALSQRVFSPQFLRDAATRLACGETHDPKEVMGHLIDMGYERVERVEARGQCSLRGGILDVYALYGQPVRVEWFDQEIDSIRYFDSETQRSLEKLNDVRLWPARELIVTAKELHALADLVETRLREQIQRVSSVETRDHLREHVGRDVERMRSALHFPGLLRYAGWLEQRDATLLDHVSQDAVVIFDEPARLRETMERVAREELEWTAGALEHGEILPNLVEEIDPTRIFVTRPLQRHLYVSLLPRHMSGIALTESLTVSARAMQQFHGQLPLLKSEIARMTKAQEKVVFLAGDHERSERLLRVLEDFSITATVVDVFDPTLGLPMILIGTLSAGFEWSGVHLAVISENEVFATKKRARRVRSDASEAAKIKSYQDLQVGDYVVHATHGIAKYLGIETLVIEGNHRDYLNLRYAGNDKLYVPVEQINLVQKYLGNEDREPRVHHLGGTDFARAKSKVRKSVQDIAEQLIKLYAQREATPGHAFRGDTEWQRDFETMFPYEETPDQLRAIRDIKSDMEQARPMDRLLCGDVGYGKTEVAIRAASKAVFDGKQVAVLVPTTILAQQHYETFRERFSGYPVTVEVLSRFRSKAETTRVMQGLKTGAVDIVIGTHRLLQKQIAFKDLGLLIVDEEQRFGVTHKERLKQLRANVDCLTLTATPIPRTLHMSMVGLRDLSVIETPPENRFPVQTYVVEYSDALLRESIEREIGRGGQVYVLYNQVKGIDSIAERVARLVPDARVAVGHGQMAEDELERVMLDFLQGETDVLVSTTIIETGLDIPNVNTLIVFHADRMGLSQLYQLRGRVGRSNRIAYAYFTYQPDKVLTEVAEKRLQAIKEFTELGSGFKIAMRDLSIRGAGNILGAEQHGFISAVGFDMYTEMLAEAVRELRGDVVQEKPEPTVEILMDAYLPDDYIPDPMQKIEMYKKIVAAIRIQDVDDLYEELEDRFGNLPDPVQQLIMIARIRAFAHEHDLASIVKQGHDMHITFRAEHTAAMSGARLFELTQLYPRRMRLKSTGDVYTLILEGRGLKDDMILDMTIRVLSQLDKVYDKKEELPHAKQNTLT, from the coding sequence ATGCGCGAGTTGGTGCATCATGTAGCGTCTGTTCCTGATGTAAAAAATGTCCATCGCGCACTTGAGAAACCGGGCTCAAGCGTTGCGCTTGCGGGACTTGGCGGCGCCGCGCGACATCTGCTTTATGCGACGGTCCGCAAGCGCTATCCTGTCGTGATTGCTGCGCATTCGATGCAGGCGGCAGAAGCGATTGCAGGAGATCTGACAGAGCTTTTGCGGGATGAGGAGGTGTGCCTTTTTCCGGAGCGGGAAATTTCTCACAGTGAGATGCTCGCGTTTAGTCCAGAGCTTGCGGCGCTTCGCATGAGCACACTCGCACGTTTGTCAGAGGGTGCCTCACCTGTCATCGTGACGACAATTCGGGCGCTATCGCAACGCGTCTTTTCGCCTCAGTTCCTGCGAGATGCGGCCACTAGGCTTGCGTGTGGGGAAACGCATGATCCCAAAGAAGTCATGGGTCATCTTATCGACATGGGCTATGAGCGCGTCGAGCGCGTTGAGGCGCGAGGGCAGTGCAGCTTGCGCGGAGGGATTCTTGATGTGTACGCGCTGTACGGGCAACCTGTGCGCGTGGAGTGGTTCGATCAGGAGATTGATTCGATCCGTTATTTTGACTCAGAGACTCAGCGCAGTCTTGAAAAGTTGAATGACGTCCGCCTTTGGCCTGCGCGCGAGTTGATTGTCACGGCCAAAGAACTCCATGCGCTTGCCGACCTTGTGGAGACGCGCCTGCGCGAACAGATCCAGCGCGTGTCATCGGTTGAGACCCGCGATCACCTGCGCGAACATGTCGGTCGCGATGTTGAACGCATGCGCAGCGCGCTCCACTTTCCTGGGCTTCTTCGGTATGCCGGGTGGCTTGAGCAGCGCGACGCGACACTTTTGGATCACGTGTCACAGGATGCGGTCGTTATTTTTGACGAACCGGCGCGACTTCGGGAAACGATGGAGCGTGTGGCTCGTGAAGAGTTGGAGTGGACTGCAGGGGCGCTTGAACACGGTGAGATCCTTCCCAATTTGGTGGAGGAGATCGACCCGACGCGCATTTTTGTGACAAGACCGCTTCAACGCCATCTCTATGTGAGTCTCCTGCCGCGCCATATGTCGGGGATTGCACTCACCGAAAGCCTGACGGTGAGTGCGCGCGCGATGCAACAGTTTCACGGACAGCTGCCGCTTTTAAAGAGCGAGATTGCGCGCATGACAAAGGCGCAGGAGAAGGTAGTGTTTCTCGCAGGTGACCATGAGCGGTCGGAGCGGCTTCTGCGCGTACTCGAAGACTTCTCCATCACGGCGACGGTGGTGGATGTGTTTGATCCGACGCTTGGCCTGCCAATGATTCTCATCGGGACGCTTTCGGCGGGCTTTGAGTGGTCGGGCGTACACTTGGCGGTCATCTCGGAAAACGAGGTGTTCGCGACGAAAAAGCGTGCCCGCCGCGTACGCAGTGACGCGTCGGAAGCGGCCAAAATCAAGAGCTATCAGGACCTTCAGGTGGGCGATTATGTCGTGCACGCAACGCATGGGATCGCGAAGTATCTCGGTATTGAGACACTCGTCATTGAGGGCAATCACAGGGACTATCTCAATCTCCGCTATGCGGGAAATGACAAGCTGTACGTTCCTGTCGAGCAGATTAACCTTGTTCAAAAATACCTGGGCAACGAGGATAGGGAGCCGCGCGTCCACCATCTTGGCGGAACAGATTTTGCACGCGCAAAGAGCAAAGTCAGAAAATCAGTCCAGGATATCGCAGAACAATTGATCAAACTCTATGCGCAGCGCGAAGCGACACCGGGTCATGCATTTCGGGGGGACACTGAGTGGCAGCGCGACTTTGAGACGATGTTTCCGTATGAAGAGACGCCGGATCAATTGCGTGCCATCCGCGACATTAAAAGCGATATGGAGCAGGCGCGGCCGATGGATCGATTGCTCTGCGGCGATGTGGGTTACGGCAAGACGGAGGTTGCCATCCGCGCGGCGTCAAAGGCCGTTTTTGACGGCAAACAAGTCGCCGTTCTCGTGCCGACGACGATCCTTGCGCAGCAGCACTACGAGACGTTTCGGGAACGTTTTTCTGGCTATCCTGTCACGGTCGAAGTGTTGAGTCGATTCCGCTCAAAGGCGGAAACGACGCGCGTGATGCAGGGGCTTAAAACGGGCGCGGTCGATATTGTCATCGGGACGCACCGGCTGCTTCAAAAGCAGATTGCCTTTAAAGATCTTGGCCTGCTCATCGTGGATGAAGAACAGCGATTTGGCGTCACCCACAAAGAGCGGCTCAAGCAGTTGCGCGCCAATGTAGACTGTCTGACGCTTACGGCGACGCCGATTCCGCGGACACTTCACATGTCAATGGTCGGTCTTCGCGATCTGTCAGTCATCGAGACGCCGCCGGAGAATCGTTTTCCTGTCCAGACCTATGTGGTAGAATACAGTGATGCATTGCTTCGAGAAAGCATAGAACGCGAGATCGGTCGTGGTGGACAAGTTTACGTGCTCTACAATCAGGTCAAGGGGATTGATTCGATTGCAGAGCGTGTAGCGCGTCTCGTTCCAGATGCGCGAGTGGCGGTTGGGCATGGACAGATGGCAGAGGATGAGTTGGAGCGGGTGATGCTCGATTTTCTTCAGGGTGAGACGGACGTGCTCGTGTCGACGACGATCATTGAGACAGGTCTTGACATTCCGAACGTAAATACGTTGATTGTCTTTCATGCGGATCGTATGGGGCTTTCACAATTGTATCAATTGCGCGGTCGCGTAGGTCGTTCCAATCGCATTGCATACGCGTATTTCACCTATCAGCCGGATAAGGTGCTCACGGAAGTCGCAGAAAAGAGACTTCAGGCCATCAAGGAATTCACGGAGCTTGGCAGCGGCTTTAAAATCGCCATGCGCGATCTGTCCATTCGCGGCGCGGGCAATATCCTCGGCGCGGAACAACACGGGTTCATCAGTGCGGTTGGATTCGACATGTACACGGAAATGCTGGCAGAAGCGGTGCGCGAGTTGCGCGGTGATGTCGTGCAGGAAAAACCGGAGCCGACGGTGGAGATCTTGATGGACGCGTATTTGCCGGATGACTATATTCCCGATCCGATGCAAAAGATCGAGATGTACAAAAAAATTGTCGCAGCGATACGGATCCAAGATGTGGATGACTTGTATGAGGAATTGGAAGATCGCTTTGGAAACCTGCCTGACCCGGTGCAACAGTTGATCATGATTGCGCGAATCCGTGCTTTTGCCCATGAGCATGATTTGGCTTCCATCGTCAAACAAGGGCATGATATGCACATCACCTTCCGAGCAGAGCACACAGCAGCGATGTCTGGTGCACGCTTGTTTGAGCTAACTCAACTCTATCCGCGACGGATGCGCCTCAAGTCGACAGGGGATGTGTACACCCTCATTCTTGAAGGGCGAGGTTTGAAAGACGACATGATTCTCGACATGACGATTCGTGTCTTGTCACAGCTCGACAAGGTTTATGACAAAAAGGAGGAATTGCCTCATGCCAAACAAAACACGCTTACGTAA